In Streptomyces seoulensis, the following are encoded in one genomic region:
- the cobJ gene encoding precorrin-3B C(17)-methyltransferase — protein MIGLISATAAGAAARDRLAAAWPDRTRVYEGPAGEAVRAAFAECDRLVCFLATGATVRLLAPLLGDKAADPGVVCVDEGGRFAVSLVGGHGGGANELAYEVAELLGAEPVVTTATDAVGLAGLDTLGLPAEGAVAAVSRALLDGEPVALEAELAWPLPPVPFAEEGAYTVRLTDRDVQPGPQEVLLRPPSLVVGVGASKGAPADEVLGLIEEALREAGLSVRSVAELATVDAKSEEPGILAAAKRLGVPLVTYPADELAAVSVPNPSDAPLAAVGTPSVAEAAALREGGELLLPKRKSTAKPAMATCAVVRRPARGRLAVVGLGPGARDLLTPRAAAELRRASVLVGLDQYVDQIRDLIRPGTRVLESGLGAEEERARTAVAEAREGHAVALIGSGDAGVYAMASPALAEASDDIDVVGVPGVTAALAAGAILGAPLGHDHVSISLSDLHTPWEVIERRVRAAAEADIVVTFYNPRSRGRDWQLPKALAVLAEHREPGTPVGVVRNASRPDESARLTTLAGLDPATVDMMTVVTVGNTATRNIAGRMVTPRGYRWQHAPEGAR, from the coding sequence GTGATCGGCCTGATTTCCGCCACCGCGGCGGGGGCGGCGGCCCGCGACCGGCTGGCCGCGGCCTGGCCGGACCGTACGCGGGTGTACGAGGGCCCGGCCGGGGAGGCCGTACGGGCGGCGTTCGCGGAGTGCGACCGGCTGGTGTGCTTCCTGGCCACCGGCGCCACGGTCCGGCTGCTGGCCCCGCTGCTCGGGGACAAGGCGGCCGATCCGGGCGTGGTGTGCGTGGACGAGGGCGGCCGGTTCGCGGTGTCCCTGGTCGGCGGGCACGGCGGCGGCGCCAATGAACTGGCTTACGAGGTCGCCGAGTTGCTGGGCGCCGAGCCCGTGGTGACGACGGCGACGGACGCGGTGGGCCTGGCCGGCCTGGACACCCTCGGCCTGCCGGCCGAGGGCGCGGTCGCGGCGGTGTCGCGGGCGCTGCTGGACGGGGAACCGGTGGCGCTGGAGGCCGAGTTGGCGTGGCCGCTGCCGCCGGTGCCGTTCGCCGAAGAGGGCGCGTACACCGTGCGGTTGACCGACCGGGATGTGCAACCCGGTCCGCAGGAGGTGCTGTTGCGCCCGCCGTCCCTGGTCGTCGGGGTCGGCGCGTCCAAGGGTGCGCCTGCCGATGAGGTGCTCGGGCTGATCGAGGAGGCGCTGCGCGAGGCGGGGCTCTCGGTGCGCTCGGTGGCGGAACTCGCCACCGTGGACGCCAAGTCGGAGGAGCCCGGCATCCTGGCCGCCGCCAAGCGGCTGGGCGTGCCCCTGGTGACGTACCCGGCGGACGAACTGGCCGCCGTGTCCGTGCCGAACCCCTCCGACGCGCCCCTCGCGGCGGTCGGCACCCCGTCCGTGGCGGAGGCCGCCGCGCTCAGGGAGGGCGGCGAACTCCTGCTGCCCAAGCGGAAGTCGACGGCGAAGCCCGCCATGGCGACCTGTGCGGTCGTCCGGCGTCCCGCGCGGGGGCGGCTCGCGGTGGTCGGGCTCGGCCCCGGCGCCCGCGACCTGCTGACCCCGCGTGCGGCCGCCGAACTGCGGCGCGCCTCGGTGCTGGTGGGCCTGGACCAGTACGTCGACCAGATCCGCGACCTGATCCGGCCCGGCACCCGGGTGCTGGAGTCGGGACTCGGCGCGGAGGAGGAGCGGGCTCGTACGGCGGTCGCGGAGGCCCGTGAGGGGCACGCGGTGGCGCTGATCGGCAGCGGGGACGCGGGCGTGTACGCCATGGCCTCCCCGGCGCTCGCGGAGGCGTCCGACGACATCGACGTGGTCGGCGTACCGGGTGTGACGGCGGCGCTCGCGGCCGGGGCGATCCTGGGTGCGCCGCTGGGCCACGACCATGTGTCGATCAGCCTCTCCGACCTGCACACCCCGTGGGAGGTCATCGAGCGCCGGGTGCGCGCGGCCGCCGAGGCGGACATCGTGGTGACCTTCTACAACCCCCGTTCGCGCGGCCGGGACTGGCAGCTCCCCAAGGCACTGGCCGTGCTGGCCGAGCACCGGGAGCCGGGGACACCGGTCGGTGTGGTGCGCAACGCCTCCCGGCCGGACGAGTCCGCGCGGCTGACCACGCTCGCCGGACTGGACCCGGCGACCGTCGACATGATGACGGTGGTCACCGTCGGCAACACCGCCACCCGGAACATCGCCGGGCGCATGGTGACCCCGCGCGGCTACCGCTGGCAGCACGCCCCGGAGGGAGCCCGGTGA
- a CDS encoding precorrin-8X methylmutase produces MNRVVHPIEQESFRRLRARLDTSGFPPLTRAVVERVIHSAADLEYATDLVTAEADLRRGHTALHAGAPVVVDVEMVAAGITRRDTVCRLREAKALDGLTRSAHAIRLAYEQVGPGALWVIGCAPTALEELLTLDADPALVIGLPVGFVGAAESKEALRASGLPAVSNVSEKGGSAVAAAALNALLYHPTSPEEKP; encoded by the coding sequence GTGAACCGTGTCGTCCACCCCATCGAGCAGGAGTCGTTCCGGCGGCTGCGCGCCCGCCTGGACACCTCCGGCTTCCCGCCGCTGACCCGTGCGGTGGTGGAGCGGGTCATCCACTCCGCCGCCGACCTGGAGTACGCCACCGACCTCGTCACGGCCGAGGCCGACCTCCGGCGCGGGCACACCGCGCTGCACGCGGGGGCGCCGGTCGTCGTGGACGTGGAGATGGTGGCGGCCGGGATCACCCGCCGCGACACCGTCTGCCGGCTGCGGGAGGCCAAGGCCCTCGACGGCCTGACCCGTTCGGCGCACGCGATACGGCTCGCGTACGAGCAGGTCGGCCCCGGCGCGCTGTGGGTGATCGGCTGCGCGCCGACCGCCCTGGAGGAGCTGCTCACCCTGGACGCCGACCCGGCGCTCGTCATCGGGCTGCCGGTCGGCTTCGTGGGCGCCGCCGAGTCCAAGGAGGCGCTGCGCGCGAGCGGGCTGCCCGCCGTGAGCAACGTGTCCGAGAAGGGCGGCTCGGCGGTCGCCGCCGCCGCGCTCAACGCCCTGCTGTACCACCCCACTTCACCCGAGGAGAAACCGTGA
- a CDS encoding sirohydrochlorin chelatase — translation MTPHSPALLVAGHGTRDEAGAEAFRDFVKELGRRHPEIPVAGGFIELSPPPLGDAVTELVERGVRRFAAVPLMLVSAGHAKGDIPAALAREKERHPGVTYTYGRPLGPHPALLRVLERRLDEALAGTPREDVTVLLVGRGSTDPDANAEVCKAARLLWEGRGYAGVETAFVSLAAPDVPSGLDRVARLGARRVVVLPYFLFTGILPERVRRQTEEWAAAHPDVEVRSADVIGPEPELLDLVMERYAEAVAGDLRMNCDSCVYRIALPGFEDKVGQPQQPHFHPDDDGHDHGHGHHHHGGHSHSHAH, via the coding sequence GTGACCCCCCATTCCCCCGCCCTGCTCGTCGCCGGACACGGCACCCGTGACGAGGCCGGGGCCGAGGCGTTCCGTGACTTCGTGAAGGAGCTGGGCCGCCGCCATCCCGAGATTCCCGTCGCGGGCGGCTTCATCGAGCTGTCCCCGCCCCCGCTGGGCGACGCCGTGACCGAGCTGGTGGAGCGGGGCGTACGCCGCTTCGCCGCCGTGCCGCTGATGCTGGTGTCCGCCGGGCACGCCAAGGGCGACATACCGGCGGCGCTGGCCCGCGAGAAGGAGCGCCATCCGGGCGTCACCTACACCTACGGCCGCCCCCTCGGCCCGCACCCCGCCCTGCTGCGGGTGCTGGAACGCCGGCTGGACGAGGCACTGGCCGGCACCCCCCGCGAGGACGTGACCGTGCTGCTGGTCGGGCGCGGCTCCACCGACCCGGACGCCAACGCCGAGGTGTGCAAGGCGGCCCGGCTGCTGTGGGAGGGGCGCGGATACGCGGGCGTGGAGACGGCGTTCGTCTCGCTGGCGGCGCCGGACGTGCCGAGCGGCCTGGACCGGGTCGCCCGGCTCGGCGCGCGCCGGGTCGTCGTGCTGCCGTACTTCCTGTTCACCGGCATCCTCCCGGAGCGGGTGCGGCGGCAGACCGAGGAGTGGGCGGCCGCGCACCCGGACGTGGAGGTGCGCTCGGCGGACGTGATCGGGCCGGAGCCCGAGCTGCTGGACCTGGTGATGGAGCGGTACGCGGAGGCCGTCGCCGGTGATCTCCGCATGAACTGCGACTCCTGTGTGTACCGGATCGCGCTGCCGGGCTTCGAGGACAAGGTGGGCCAGCCGCAGCAGCCGCACTTCCACCCGGACGACGACGGCCACGACCACGGACACGGCCATCACCACCACGGCGGCCACTCGCACAGCCATGCGCACTGA
- the cobC gene encoding Rv2231c family pyridoxal phosphate-dependent protein CobC gives MRTDAGPDLRHHGDAEVRDAGAGLVDLAVNVRSDTPPRWLREEIAASLTGLAAYPDDRAARAAVAARHGLPEERVLLTAGAAEAFVLLARALRVRRPVVVHPQFTEPEAALRDAGHTVERVLLSARDGFRLDPALVPEDADLVIVGNPTNPTSVLHPAGVLTQLARPGRTLVVDEAFMDAVPGEREALAKRTDVPGLVVLRSLTKTWGLAGLRVGYVLAPPETVSALQRAQPLWPVSTPALAATRACVAPRALAEAAHAAHRTAADRTHLLTALAESTPHGLKVTGPAEAPFVLLELPDAHRVRHRLRDLGYAVRRGDTFPGLGPDWLRVAVRDRTTTAGFVEALRTALA, from the coding sequence ATGCGCACTGACGCCGGGCCCGATCTGCGCCACCACGGGGACGCCGAGGTCCGTGACGCCGGGGCCGGCCTGGTGGACCTCGCCGTCAACGTCCGCTCGGACACGCCCCCGCGCTGGCTGCGCGAGGAGATCGCCGCCTCGCTGACCGGTCTCGCGGCCTACCCGGACGATCGGGCCGCGCGGGCGGCGGTGGCGGCGCGGCACGGGCTGCCGGAGGAGCGGGTGCTGCTGACGGCGGGCGCGGCGGAGGCGTTCGTGCTGCTGGCCCGCGCGCTCCGGGTGCGGCGGCCGGTGGTGGTGCATCCGCAGTTCACCGAGCCGGAGGCGGCGCTGCGGGACGCGGGGCACACGGTGGAGCGGGTGCTGCTGAGCGCGCGGGACGGCTTCCGGCTGGACCCGGCGCTGGTGCCCGAGGACGCCGATCTGGTGATCGTCGGCAACCCGACCAACCCGACCTCGGTGCTCCACCCTGCCGGGGTACTCACCCAACTGGCCCGCCCTGGTCGGACGTTGGTGGTGGACGAGGCGTTCATGGACGCGGTGCCGGGTGAGCGGGAGGCGCTGGCCAAACGGACGGACGTGCCCGGCCTGGTGGTGCTGCGCAGCCTCACCAAGACCTGGGGCCTGGCCGGGCTCCGGGTCGGCTACGTCCTCGCGCCCCCGGAGACGGTCAGCGCCCTCCAGCGCGCCCAGCCCCTGTGGCCGGTGTCCACCCCGGCCCTGGCCGCGACCCGGGCCTGCGTGGCCCCCCGCGCCCTCGCCGAGGCGGCCCACGCGGCCCACCGCACGGCCGCCGACCGCACCCATCTCCTCACCGCCCTGGCCGAGTCGACCCCGCACGGCCTCAAGGTGACGGGCCCGGCGGAGGCCCCCTTCGTCCTCCTGGAACTGCCGGACGCCCACCGCGTACGCCACCGCCTGCGCGACCTGGGCTACGCCGTCCGCCGGGGCGACACCTTCCCCGGCCTCGGCCCCGACTGGCTCCGGGTGGCGGTCCGGGACCGGACGACGACGGCGGGGTTCGTCGAGGCGCTGCGCACGGCGCTGGCGTAA
- a CDS encoding SCO1860 family LAETG-anchored protein, protein MNSENFPMPARRLAALATAAALTAAPLILSARPAHATGGQGQGHASAAVLRAGLDVSLLHHTADVPLSLSLNEVQAPGDADRTALSARLDGVNDGRPFSVLRADVASARATATDERAEGSVRLTDARLHVPGLPLLSLIEVGTVTARATCAAGEEPEAEANALGAVTVLGRRTTLTAGGPTEVRVPGVGEVRLDLAEHRTTSGTAAATALRLKVSVNPLRLNVAEVTGTVTLAEASCETPAGEEEPAPSEAPESSAPAAPRPERSGEAPAPRVEPQGTRSNLAETGGSSVTPYIAGGALALLLLGGGAVTMARRRRG, encoded by the coding sequence TTGAACAGCGAAAACTTCCCGATGCCCGCACGCCGTCTCGCCGCCCTCGCGACGGCCGCCGCCCTCACCGCCGCGCCCCTGATCCTCAGCGCGCGCCCGGCGCACGCCACCGGCGGCCAGGGCCAGGGCCACGCCTCCGCCGCCGTGCTGCGCGCCGGGCTCGACGTCTCCCTGCTCCACCACACCGCCGACGTCCCGCTCAGCCTCTCCCTCAACGAGGTCCAGGCCCCGGGCGACGCCGACCGCACCGCGCTCTCGGCCCGGCTCGACGGCGTGAACGACGGCCGCCCCTTCTCCGTCCTGCGCGCCGACGTCGCCTCCGCCAGAGCCACCGCCACCGACGAGCGCGCCGAGGGCTCGGTCCGCCTCACCGACGCCCGGCTGCACGTGCCCGGCCTGCCGCTGCTCTCCCTGATCGAGGTCGGCACGGTCACCGCCCGCGCCACCTGCGCGGCCGGGGAGGAGCCCGAGGCGGAGGCGAACGCCCTCGGCGCCGTCACCGTGCTCGGCAGGCGCACCACCCTCACCGCGGGCGGCCCCACCGAGGTCCGCGTCCCCGGCGTCGGCGAGGTCCGCCTCGACCTGGCCGAACACCGGACCACCTCCGGCACGGCGGCCGCCACCGCGCTCCGCCTCAAGGTCTCCGTGAACCCGCTCCGGCTGAACGTGGCCGAGGTGACGGGCACCGTCACCCTGGCCGAGGCGAGCTGTGAGACCCCGGCGGGTGAGGAGGAGCCGGCGCCCAGCGAGGCCCCGGAGTCCTCGGCGCCCGCCGCGCCGCGGCCGGAGCGGTCCGGCGAGGCCCCCGCGCCCCGCGTCGAACCCCAGGGCACCCGGAGCAACCTCGCCGAAACCGGTGGCAGTTCGGTCACCCCGTACATCGCGGGCGGCGCGCTGGCCCTGCTCCTGCTGGGCGGCGGCGCGGTGACAATGGCCCGCAGGCGCCGGGGCTGA
- a CDS encoding amidohydrolase family protein encodes MSDHAVLHVKGRVLAGPDDVRDELWVVGGRVTYDRPAGAGDITTVEGWALPGLVDAHCHVGLGAHGPVDADTAEKQALTDREAGALLIRDAGSPSDTRWVDDRDDLPKIIRAGRHIARTRRYIRGYAHEIEPADLVAYVGQEARRGDGWVKLVGDWIDRDAGDLAPCWPREAVEAGIAEAHRLGARVTAHCFAESSLRDLVESGIDCVEHATGLTPELIPLFAERGVAIVPTLVNIATFPDLAAGGDDKYPRWSAHMRRLHERRYDTVRDAYDAGIPVYVGTDAGGSLPHGLVAAEVAELVTAGIPPVEALAATSWAARAWLGRPGLEEGAPADLVVYASDPRADVRVLAAPSRVVLNGRVVQ; translated from the coding sequence ATGAGCGATCACGCGGTGCTGCACGTGAAGGGGCGGGTCCTGGCCGGGCCCGACGACGTCCGCGACGAGCTGTGGGTGGTCGGTGGGCGTGTCACCTACGACCGCCCCGCCGGCGCCGGTGACATCACGACCGTCGAGGGCTGGGCGCTGCCCGGCCTGGTCGACGCCCACTGCCACGTCGGCCTCGGCGCCCACGGCCCGGTCGACGCGGACACCGCCGAGAAGCAGGCGCTCACCGACCGCGAGGCCGGGGCCCTGCTGATCCGCGACGCCGGTTCCCCCTCCGACACCCGCTGGGTGGACGACCGCGACGACCTCCCGAAGATCATCCGTGCCGGCCGGCACATCGCCCGCACCCGCCGCTACATCCGGGGCTACGCCCACGAGATCGAGCCCGCCGACCTGGTGGCCTACGTCGGCCAGGAGGCGCGGCGCGGGGACGGCTGGGTCAAGCTGGTCGGCGACTGGATCGACCGGGACGCCGGCGACCTCGCGCCCTGCTGGCCGCGCGAGGCCGTCGAGGCGGGCATCGCGGAGGCGCACCGGCTGGGCGCGCGGGTCACCGCGCACTGCTTCGCGGAGAGTTCGCTGCGGGACCTGGTGGAGTCGGGCATCGACTGCGTCGAGCACGCCACCGGCCTCACCCCCGAGCTGATCCCGCTGTTCGCCGAGCGCGGGGTCGCCATCGTGCCGACCCTGGTCAACATCGCCACCTTCCCCGACCTGGCGGCGGGCGGCGACGACAAGTACCCCCGCTGGTCGGCACATATGCGCCGCCTCCATGAACGGCGCTATGACACCGTGCGCGACGCCTATGACGCGGGCATCCCGGTGTACGTCGGCACCGACGCGGGCGGCTCGCTGCCGCACGGTCTGGTCGCCGCCGAGGTGGCCGAACTGGTCACCGCGGGCATCCCGCCCGTCGAGGCGCTGGCCGCCACCAGCTGGGCCGCCCGCGCCTGGCTGGGCCGCCCCGGCCTGGAGGAGGGCGCCCCGGCCGACCTGGTGGTCTACGCGTCCGACCCGCGCGCCGACGTACGGGTGCTCGCGGCGCCGAGCCGGGTGGTGCTGAACGGGCGGGTCGTGCAGTAG
- a CDS encoding amino acid ABC transporter ATP-binding protein, translated as MSTPEIRVEGLHKSFGDNHVLRGIDLEIGQGEVVCVIGPSGSGKSTLLRCVNLLEEPQQGTIVVGGTELTDPDVDIDAVRRRIGMVFQQFNLFPHLDVTENLTLPQRRVLGRDKAAAEKVAAENLARVGLADKAHAYPSSLSGGQQQRVAIARSLAMGPEVMLFDEPTSALDPELVGDVLAVMRGLAEEGMTMMVVTHEMTFAREVADRVVFMDGGVIVEQGTPEEVIGNPKNERTRHFLSRVLDPAMAEVDDVPGKTAE; from the coding sequence GTGAGCACCCCCGAGATCCGCGTCGAGGGGCTGCACAAGTCCTTCGGCGACAACCACGTCCTGCGCGGTATCGACCTGGAGATCGGCCAGGGCGAGGTGGTCTGCGTCATCGGGCCGTCCGGCTCCGGCAAGTCCACCCTGCTGCGCTGCGTCAACCTGCTGGAGGAACCCCAGCAGGGCACCATCGTGGTCGGCGGCACCGAGCTGACCGACCCGGACGTGGACATCGACGCCGTACGCCGGCGCATCGGCATGGTGTTCCAGCAGTTCAACCTGTTCCCGCACCTCGACGTCACCGAGAACCTCACGCTGCCCCAGCGCCGGGTGCTCGGGCGGGACAAGGCGGCGGCGGAGAAGGTCGCGGCGGAGAACCTGGCCCGGGTCGGGCTGGCCGACAAGGCGCACGCCTACCCGTCCTCGCTCTCCGGCGGCCAGCAGCAGCGGGTGGCCATCGCCCGCTCGCTCGCCATGGGCCCCGAGGTCATGCTCTTCGACGAGCCGACCTCCGCGCTCGACCCCGAGCTGGTCGGTGACGTGCTCGCGGTGATGCGCGGGCTCGCCGAGGAGGGCATGACGATGATGGTCGTCACCCACGAGATGACCTTCGCCCGCGAGGTCGCCGACCGCGTCGTCTTCATGGACGGCGGGGTCATCGTCGAGCAGGGCACCCCCGAGGAAGTCATCGGGAACCCGAAGAACGAGCGGACCCGGCACTTCCTCTCCCGCGTCCTGGACCCGGCGATGGCCGAGGTCGATGACGTGCCCGGCAAGACGGCGGAGTAG
- a CDS encoding amino acid ABC transporter permease: protein MADTDTRIQPRKKGLTRRQRRRLSRGAQYVVFVAAVLAFAFSADWGRLKNQFAQLPIAEQMFPDIITLALKNTVLYTLSGFVVGLVLGILVALMRLSSVGPYRWLAGIYIEIFRGLPALLIFIFVGVGVPLAFPDVQYPGGTYGKVAVALGLVSAAYMAETIRAGIQAVPKGQMEAARSLGFSPARAMISIVIPQAFRIILPPLTNELVLLFKDSSLVLFLGVTLEERELSKFGNDLASTTANSTPILVAGLCYLLVTIPLGFVVRRMESKSQEAIR, encoded by the coding sequence ATGGCCGACACGGACACCCGCATCCAGCCCCGCAAGAAGGGCCTGACCCGCAGGCAGCGGCGCAGGCTCTCGCGCGGCGCGCAGTACGTCGTCTTCGTCGCCGCCGTCCTCGCCTTCGCGTTCTCCGCGGACTGGGGACGGCTGAAGAACCAGTTCGCGCAACTGCCCATCGCCGAGCAGATGTTCCCGGACATCATCACGCTGGCGCTGAAGAACACCGTGCTCTACACGCTGTCCGGCTTCGTGGTCGGCCTCGTGCTGGGCATCCTCGTCGCGCTGATGCGGCTGTCCTCGGTGGGGCCGTACCGCTGGCTCGCCGGGATCTACATCGAGATCTTCCGGGGCCTGCCCGCCCTGCTGATCTTCATCTTCGTCGGCGTCGGCGTGCCGCTGGCCTTCCCGGACGTGCAGTACCCGGGCGGCACCTACGGCAAGGTCGCGGTCGCCCTCGGCCTGGTCTCGGCCGCCTACATGGCCGAGACGATCCGGGCGGGCATCCAGGCGGTGCCCAAGGGGCAGATGGAGGCGGCGCGTTCGCTGGGCTTCTCGCCCGCGCGGGCCATGATCTCGATCGTCATCCCGCAGGCGTTCCGCATCATCCTGCCCCCGCTCACCAACGAACTCGTCCTGCTGTTCAAGGACTCCTCGCTGGTGCTGTTCCTCGGTGTCACGCTGGAGGAGCGCGAGCTGTCCAAGTTCGGCAACGACCTGGCCAGCACCACCGCCAACTCCACCCCCATCCTGGTGGCCGGCCTGTGCTATCTGCTGGTCACCATCCCGCTCGGCTTCGTCGTACGGCGGATGGAGTCCAAGTCCCAGGAGGCGATCCGGTGA
- a CDS encoding basic amino acid ABC transporter substrate-binding protein: MKTLLRRRPRVLAAITATAAIALVAGCSSGGGGGKTTVKGVHLANGGALTVCTHLPYPPFQSVVDGKVQGFDVSLIDLVAKDLGVKQKIVDTPFENFKTGAFLNSGQCDLAAAGMTITDERKKNVDFSDPYFEATQAVLVDKKSGIKSLADLKGKKLGAQAQTTGEDLAKSKGLDPVSFHSSDAVLNGLRTGQVQAVVIDYPVVQGWLKDKANASAFQVVDNINTGEQYGFTVKKGNTALRDAINKALAHAKSDGEYKKIYEKWIGPYDPSAASPSAGS; encoded by the coding sequence ATGAAGACCCTCCTTCGGCGCCGGCCCCGAGTGCTGGCAGCCATCACCGCGACGGCCGCGATCGCGCTCGTCGCCGGCTGCTCCTCCGGCGGCGGGGGCGGGAAGACCACCGTCAAGGGGGTCCACCTCGCCAACGGCGGCGCGCTGACCGTCTGCACCCACCTGCCCTACCCGCCGTTCCAGTCGGTGGTGGACGGCAAGGTGCAGGGCTTCGACGTCTCCCTGATCGACCTGGTCGCCAAGGACCTGGGCGTGAAGCAGAAGATCGTGGACACGCCGTTCGAGAACTTCAAGACCGGCGCCTTCCTCAACTCCGGCCAGTGCGACCTGGCCGCGGCGGGCATGACGATCACCGACGAGCGCAAGAAGAACGTCGACTTCTCCGACCCGTACTTCGAGGCCACCCAGGCGGTGCTGGTCGACAAGAAGAGCGGCATCAAGTCGCTGGCGGACCTCAAGGGCAAGAAGCTCGGCGCGCAGGCGCAGACCACCGGTGAGGACCTCGCCAAGAGCAAGGGCCTCGACCCGGTCTCCTTCCACTCCTCCGACGCGGTCCTCAACGGCCTGCGCACCGGCCAGGTCCAGGCCGTGGTCATCGACTACCCGGTGGTCCAGGGCTGGCTGAAGGACAAGGCCAACGCCTCCGCCTTCCAGGTGGTGGACAACATCAACACCGGCGAGCAGTACGGCTTCACGGTGAAGAAGGGCAACACCGCCCTGCGCGACGCGATCAACAAGGCGCTCGCCCACGCCAAGTCCGACGGCGAGTACAAGAAGATCTACGAGAAGTGGATCGGCCCGTACGACCCGTCCGCCGCCTCCCCCTCCGCGGGCTCCTGA
- a CDS encoding pyridoxal-phosphate-dependent aminotransferase family protein — protein MTHPLLDLPPLTAARFAAIEDRVARLLDTRQDVLITQGEALLPLEGAIRAAAGPGTVALNVITGPYGQTFGDWLRDSGATVHDLAVPFDSAVTADQVRAAFAEHPEIDFVSLVHAEAATGNTNPVAEIGEAVREQGALFYLDAVASVGAEPVLPDAWGVDLCVIGAQKAMGGPAGVSAISVSERAWERMAANPDAPRHSYLSLLDWKERWIDGGRKALPHAPAQLEMLALDACVERIEADGLDTVMARHRDLARATRAGALALGGGLEPYVREERDAAPVATTLRVPAGTVASELVARALESDPGLPLAAGGGALAREMIRVNHYGPDATPQVVRRTLAALGAALAGQGLTVDPAAASAAVDEFTR, from the coding sequence GTGACCCATCCCCTCCTCGACCTGCCCCCGCTGACCGCCGCGCGGTTCGCCGCCATCGAGGACCGGGTGGCCCGGCTGCTGGACACCCGGCAGGACGTGCTGATCACCCAGGGCGAGGCGCTGCTCCCGCTGGAGGGCGCGATCCGCGCGGCCGCCGGTCCGGGCACCGTCGCGCTGAACGTGATCACCGGCCCGTACGGCCAGACCTTCGGCGACTGGCTGCGCGACTCCGGCGCGACCGTGCACGACCTCGCGGTGCCCTTCGACTCGGCGGTCACCGCCGACCAGGTCCGGGCGGCGTTCGCCGAGCACCCGGAGATCGACTTCGTCTCCCTGGTGCACGCCGAGGCGGCCACGGGCAACACCAACCCGGTCGCGGAGATCGGCGAGGCGGTGCGGGAGCAGGGCGCCCTCTTCTACCTGGACGCGGTCGCCTCGGTCGGCGCCGAGCCGGTGCTGCCGGACGCGTGGGGTGTGGACCTGTGCGTGATCGGCGCCCAGAAGGCGATGGGCGGGCCCGCCGGGGTGTCCGCGATCTCGGTGAGCGAGCGGGCCTGGGAGCGGATGGCCGCCAACCCCGACGCGCCGCGCCACTCCTACCTCTCCCTGCTGGACTGGAAGGAGCGCTGGATCGACGGCGGCCGCAAGGCGCTGCCGCACGCCCCGGCGCAGCTGGAGATGCTGGCGCTGGACGCCTGTGTCGAGCGGATCGAGGCGGACGGCCTGGACACCGTGATGGCCCGGCACCGCGACCTCGCGCGGGCGACCCGGGCCGGTGCGCTCGCGCTCGGCGGGGGTCTCGAGCCGTATGTGCGCGAGGAGCGGGACGCGGCACCGGTGGCGACCACGCTGCGGGTACCGGCCGGCACGGTGGCCTCGGAGCTGGTGGCGCGGGCGCTGGAGAGCGACCCGGGGCTGCCGCTGGCGGCCGGTGGCGGGGCGCTGGCCAGGGAGATGATCCGGGTGAACCACTACGGGCCCGACGCCACACCGCAGGTGGTGCGCCGCACGCTGGCGGCGCTGGGCGCGGCGCTGGCCGGACAGGGGCTGACGGTGGACCCGGCGGCGGCCTCGGCGGCGGTGGACGAGTTCACTCGCTGA
- the ectA gene encoding diaminobutyrate acetyltransferase translates to MTSASADLLIDRPAVTDGAALWRLARDSKTLDLNSSYSYLLWCRDFAGTSAVARGADGEPVGFVTGYVRPDRPHTLLVWQVAVDGSQRGRGIAGALLDGLTARLAAEQGVTDVETTITPGNTASERLFTSFAERHGAGLSREVLFPEELFPDGPHDPEVLYRIGPLTHVPAH, encoded by the coding sequence ATGACTTCCGCATCCGCCGACCTGCTCATCGACAGACCCGCGGTCACCGACGGCGCCGCACTCTGGCGTCTCGCCAGGGACTCGAAAACGCTCGACCTGAACTCCTCGTACAGCTATCTGCTGTGGTGCCGTGACTTCGCCGGCACCTCGGCGGTGGCGCGGGGCGCGGACGGGGAGCCGGTCGGGTTCGTCACCGGCTACGTCCGCCCGGACCGCCCGCACACGCTGCTCGTCTGGCAGGTGGCCGTGGACGGCTCCCAGCGCGGCCGGGGCATCGCCGGCGCGCTGCTGGACGGGCTGACCGCGCGGCTCGCCGCCGAGCAGGGCGTGACGGATGTGGAGACGACCATCACCCCCGGGAACACCGCCTCCGAGCGGCTGTTCACCTCGTTCGCCGAGCGCCACGGCGCCGGGCTGAGCCGCGAGGTGCTGTTCCCGGAGGAGCTGTTCCCGGACGGCCCGCACGACCCCGAAGTGCTGTACCGCATAGGCCCGCTGACCCACGTCCCGGCGCACTGA